TTCACTCATGTTGCTTGATCTATTGCGTTGGCCGCTGCCAAGTTATCGCCCTGACTCCTCTCAAGACCACCATGGTCCAGACGGTTATCGGAATCTCTATCCTTTCAAACAGCCGCGTTTCGTCGATCTGGCGCGTTGGAATTGGCAGCGAAGACGGCTGCGGGTGGAGCACCGCCTGCAGGATATCCGCCGCGCCCAGCCCGATGTCGCCGCCTTGGAGGCCAATCGCAGCCGGCCATCCTATACCTGGATTGGCCACGCGAGCGGGCTGATCCAGCTTGCCGGTATGAATTTGCTATTGGATCCAGTGTGGTCGCAGCGAGCCTCTCCGCTGCAATGGATGGGGCCGAAGCGCTTGACGCCGCCGGCCATGCGTTTGGATGATTTGCCGCGCATCGACGCGGTGATGGTGACGCACAACCATTACGACCATCTGGATTTCCACACCTTGCGCCGCTTGGCGGCGCAGCCGGGTGGCTCACCGATGTTCTTCGCGCCGCTGGGCGTGGGAAGAACCTTGCGGCGGGCGGGCGCGCCGGCGGAACGCATCGTTGAGCTGGACTGGTGGCAGCGCCATAGGCTGGGCGATCTGGAAGTGACGCTGACGCCGGCCCAGCATTGGAGCAAGCGCTGGGCCTGGGGCGACCGCAACCGCGTCTTATGGGGCGGGTTTGCCGTAAAGGGCGATGGCGTGCAGCTTTGGTATCCGGGCGATACCGGTTATCATCCAGAGCTTTTCGCGCGCATCGCCGAACATTTGGGCGAAGTCAGCCTGGCGCTGTTGCCCATAGGCGCGTATCAGCCGCGCTGGTTCCTGTCCCCGCAGCATATCGATCCGAACGAGGCGGTGGAGATTTTCCGCATTCTGCGGCCCAAGCGAGCCCTGGCGGTGCATTGGGGCACGTTTGTCCTGACTGACGAACCGCTGCATCAGCCGCCCTTGGACTTGGCGGATGCGCTGCGCCGTAAGGGCATCGATGCCGCCGATTTCAGCGTGCCAGCCCTGGGTGAAACGGTCTGGCTGGATGAGCCAGGCCATCCGATAAAAGCCGTACCGGATCAAATGCCAGGCAAATGAGCAGCCTGCCGCGTGGATCAAGCATTGCCCCATGCGGGCTAGACGCATACAATCAAACACAACAATTTTTCAGAAGCGAAGACACGTTTTCGTTTTCGCGGCATTTCGTGGGGCTATCAATGACGATTCATCAACTGATCAATGAACGGGTACAGGCGGCGCTGGCGGCAGCTGGCGCGCCTGACGCGCCTGCCGTGGTCCAGCCGGCTTCCAAGCCGGAATTCGGCGACTACCAGGCCAACGGTGTAATGGGCGCCGCCAAAGCGCTGAAAACCAATCCGCGCGCGCTGGCCGAAAAAGTCATCGCCGCGCTGGATCTTGCCGGCATCGCCGACAAGGTGGAAATCGCCGGTCCGGGTTTCATCAATATTCATCTAGCCCCTGAATATCTGGCCCGACGAAGCGAAGCCGCCCTGAAAGACGACAAGCTGGGCATCGCGCCTGTCCAAGCGCAGCGCGTGATGGTGGAGTATTCCTCGCCCAATCTGGCCAAGGAAATGCACGTCGGCCATCTGCGTTCGTCCATCATCGGCGACGCGCTGGCGCGGGTGATGGAATACGTCGGCCACGACGTGGTCCGCGCCAACCACGTCGGCGACTGGGGCACCCAGTTCGGCATGCTGGTGGCCTATCTGGTGGAAACCAGCCACGCCGGCGACGCCGATCTGCAGCTGTCCGATCTGGAAACCTTCTATCGCAACGCCAAGGTCCGCTTCGACGAAAGCGAAGACTTCGCCAACACCGCGCGCGATTACGTGGTGAAGCTGCAAGGCGGCGACCAGGAAGTGCTGAAGCTGTGGCGCCAGTTCGTCGACGTGTCGTTGAAGCATTGCGAAGAAGTGTACGAGACGCTGAACGTCGGCCTGAAGCGCGAGCACGTGCGCGGCGAATCGTCTTACAACGATGACCTGCCGGTGATCGTCAACGAACTGCGCGCGGCCGGCCTGCTCACCGAGAGTGACGGCGCCCAAGTGGTGTTCCTGGAAGAATTCCGCACCCAAGAAGACAAGCCGATGGGCGTGATCGTCCAGAAGAAGGACGGCGGCTTCATCTACACCACCACCGACATCGGCGCGGTGCGCTACCGCCACCGCGAGCTGAAGCTGGACCGCGTGATCTACGTGGTGGACGCGCGCCAGAGCCAGCACTTCGCCCAGATGTTCACCATCTGCCGCAAGGCCGGCTTCGCGCCGGAAGCGATGAAGCTGGAGCACGTCGGTTTCGGCGTGATGATGGGCGACGACGGCAAGCCGTTCAAGACCCGTTCCGGCGGCACGGTCAAGCTGATCGAGCTGCTGCACGAGGCGCAAGAGCGCGCTTACGCGCTGGTGTCGGAAAAGAACCCGGATCTGGCCGAAGAGCAGAAGCGTGAAATCGCCAACGCGGTCGGCATCGGCGCGGTGAAGTACGCCGACCTGTCCAAGAACCGGATGAGCGACTACATCTTCAACTGGGACACCATGCTGGCCTTCGAAGGCAACACCGCTCCGTATCTGCAGTACGCGTACACCCGCGTGCAGAGCGTGTTCCGCAAGGCCGAGGACTACGACGCCAACGCCAAGATCGTCATCACCGAGCCGGCCGAGAAGCAACTGGCCGCCGCGCTGGCGCAGTTCGAAGATACGCTGAACGCCGTGGTGGAAGGCTGCTACCCGCACTATCTGTCGCAATACCTGTACCAGATCGCCACGTTGTTCTCGCGCTTCTACGAAGCCTGCCCTATCCTCAAGAGCGAGGGCGAAGTCCGCGCCAGCCGTCTGCAACTGGCCGCGCTGACCGCCAAGACGCTGCGTGCCGGCCTGGACCTGCTGGGCATCAAGGTGCTGGAGTCGATGTAAGCGCCGAGGCCATGGCCATCGCAAGAAACCCCGCCGGATTCGGCGGGGTTTTTTTATCGATGGATGGAAATGACGAATACGGGCCGGCATTGGCTGAACGGACCGGCCTGGCCGCTGTCCATGGTTGGCGGCTTAGTGCATTCGCTCTTCCCCGTGAATAACAAAAATCCATTCTCCTGACAATAAATAGGAATGCCATCCTGATGAATGTCTCGCTATCCGTCTTTGCGCGCCGCGCCGGCGTCGCGCTTTGCCTGTTGTTTTCTACTCTCTCGCAGGCGGGGCTGGCCCTGGAGCCAGGCGATCCGCAAACTGTGCAGCAGTATCTGCGGCAGGCCAAAGCCAGCCAGCAAGCGGCCAATTTGCTCGGCGAAAGCGAGGAAGACGGCGTAAAGGTGCTCAGCTATGGCTTCGTGTCGCAGCGCTGGCCTGGCCAGGGCAGCACGCTGAGCAGCGATGCGCCGCAGTGGGAGCATGAATTGAAGCTGGCGCTGCCGTCGGGCCGCAAGCCGGGTTCGCCGGTATTGCTCTATATCAGCGGCGGCATCAACCATGCCGAGAAGGGGCCGCAGCCGCCGCGGGACGCGCTGCCGCTGGCGGAGTTGGCCCGCGGACTGGGCATCGCGGTGGCGGAACTGTATTACACGCCCAACCAGAATCTGCAGCTGGACGGGCGGGCCGCCGGCCGCGAGGATGCGCTGGTCGCCTATAGCTGGCGCAAGAGCGTGGACCAGCCGGAGGCCGACCGCTTCAGCTCGCTGCACCTGCCGATGACCCAGGCCACCGTGGCTGCGATGGATGTGATCCAGGCCGGCCTGCCGGATGCGCGCGCCTTCGTGTTGTCAGGCAGCTCCAAACGCGGCTGGACCAGCTGGCTGGCGGGGCTGAACGACCAGCGGGTGCAGGCCATCGTGCCGGTGGTCGCGGATTTCTGGAACGTGCGCGCCAACTTCGCCCACGTGTACAACAGCTACGGCAAGCAATGGCCGCTGGCGCTGCGCGATTACGCCAAGAACCGCCTCACCGACGATGTGCTCAAGGGGGGCCCAGGCCTCGATGCCTTGCTGCGTTTTGAAGATGTGGTCAACTATCCGGATAGCATGTCGCGCTTGCAAAAGTATATGGTTTCGGCTGCCGGCGACGATTTCGCGGTGCCGGATTCCGGCTGGAGTTATTTGCCGGCGATGAAGGGCCCGATGCAACTGCGTTATCTGCCCAATCAGTCGCATTATGTGGGCCGCGCGCAAGTGAGCGAGGCGCTGCGCCAGTTCATGGGGCGTTGGCTGGCGGGCAAGCCTTTGCCAGAGGCCAGCGTGCAAGGGGATGAGGGCAACGGCCGGATCAGCGTCAGCACCCGGGAGCCGGTGGTCCGCGCCAAGCTGTGGCTGGCGCGCAATCCGGATAGCCGCGATTTCCGCTTCCGTTCCGGCATCCGCTACCAGGAGCAGCCGATCGAGGGTCAGTGCCAGCAGGGCGAGTGCCGCTTCGAATTCACGCCGGACGCGTCGCAGCCGGGCTGGCAGGCTTATTTCATCGAGTTCGAGGGCAAGGACTTCACCTGGACTACGCCGCCATTGATATGGCCCAAGCGTTACCCGGACGGCTCAAGCGTGCCTTTCGGCGCGCCTCGCTTGCAACTGGGTGGCTAAGACCGCATCAGGCAAGCCGCAGCAAGCATTCTCGGATTTGGGCGTGATCGCTTGCCGCTTCCTCCCAGTCCGCGCGGCGGTAATGGCCTTTGTCCAGCAGGTCGGCGCCGAAATAGTCGCAGCCCAGCAGTCGGATGGATGCCGGCAATGCAGGCTGCGCCTCTTCTAGCAGCGCCGATTCCCTATCCAGCGCTAGCGCAGGCAATTCCATCCAGGCGCCTTCGTCTATCCAGCCCATCTTGCCCAAGCCGGCGATCAAGCGCAGCCGTTTGGGCTGCAGGCGGAAGAACATGAAATCCAGCGCCAGCCATTCCTCGGCTTCCGGGATATAACGCAGCAAGCGTTCTCGCAGCGAGGCCGAGGCATCAAAGCGTTCGACCTCGCCTAGAATCGTCATCCGCTCGGCTGATTGGGCTGCCTCGTCTCCTGGCGCGAGAAAAGACAAGCTGATGTGCGGATCGGCCTGCAGATTCTTGCTGTGCTCGGCCAGGGCGCTGGCCACGAAAATCGGGCGCTGGCGCTCGTCGCAGATATATTGAATGGCGCTGGCGTAAGGATAGCCGGGATATTGCTGCGACTGCGTGGCGAGGGTGGCGTGTCGGCATTGATGTAGCAGGCGGATGGCGAGGTCGGGTTTCATGGCGTCATTTATAAAATGATCAATGCCGCTATTCTAGGCGCTGACCATTGCAAAGCAAACGCCCCGCATCGGCGGGGCGCGTCGGTTTGGGCCGCGTGACGGCTTTAGAAGCCCGCAGTTTTGGCGACGAAGGCGTTGAGATTGGCCACGTTCAGGCTGCCCCAGCCAGTGGTGTAGTCCCAGCCGGAGGCGGCCTTGAAGGCGCCGTTGTTGCCGCTGCTGACATCGTGGTACAGCGAGGCGTTCGCCTTGAAGTACTTGTAGATGGCGGGATTGGGTGAAACCAGCTTGTTGGCGTTGGCCGATTGGATGCGGCTCCAGAAGCCGGTAAACAAGGGAGCGGCCAGGCTGGTGCCGCCCACTTGATAAGTGCTGCCTTGCACCAGCACCAGCTCGCCGCTGTTCGGGTCGGCATCGAAGGCGATATCCGGCACGCCGCGTTTGGTTTTAGAGGTGGTCAGCACGCCGGCGCTTGTTTGCCAGGAGGGAGCCGCCTCGGTGTAGCTCGGCCCGCCGCCGCCGCCGCTCCAGGTTTTCTCGCTGCTGTAGACAGTGGTGCCGCTGGTGGTGAGCGTGGTGCCGCCCACGGCTACGACATAAGGCGAAACCGCCGGATAACTTTGATAAGCGGTGCCGCCGCCGCACTCATAAGAGCCCGAGTCGCCGCTGGAGACCGAAAAGGTCTGGCCGTGGGCGATGGCGGCTTGCAGCATCTGGTCCACGCTGGCTGTCATGCCCGAATACTGCGCGCTCAGTTCGCACTCGCCGAGCGAAACATTGATCACCTTGGCGCTGTTGGCCGAAACGGCCGCGTTGATGGCGGCGGCGATATCGCTATTGTTCATCGAGGGCGCGACGTAAAACTGCAGTTGTTTGAGCGCGCCGCCGCTGGCCGCCAGAATGGTCTGGCTGTCCAGATTCCACTCGACGATGCCCGAAGTGTCCGAGGTCGGCGTGCCGGCGTTGACGATGGCGACGCTGGGCGCGGCGAAGCCGGCGCTCTTGGCGAAACTGTTCAGATCCGCCACCGTCTGGTTCAGGCTGCCTTCGGCGATGATGCCGGCCACGCTGTTCTTGGCGGCCGCCAGGCTGGAGGCGTTATAGATGGCTGGGAAATCGGTGGGCTTGTGCGCGACGATGCCGGTGGTGGCTTTGGCCACGGCTTGTGCGTGGAAGGCGGCATGGAATTGGTGCGCGGTCTGCAAACCATGCACCGCCAGCACAATGCCGGCAAGGCTGGAGGGCACCTGGGCATTCGATACATTGGCATAGGCCAGCCGCCCATTGACGTTGTAGCGGCGCAGTTTGGTCTGGAAGGCGCTGTTGACGGTGGCTGCGCTGCCGTCCGCGGTCACCATCATATTATTGGGCGAGACGACGATATTGCGGAAACCGTTCTGTTGCAGATGGCTGACCACTTGTTGGACTTGCGCTGCAGTGGGCGCGTATTGCGCCATGAACTGCGCGTCGGTGATCGGCTGGCTCAATCCCGCTTGAATGCCGTCGGTGAGGCTATCTAGTTGAGGCTTGTTGCGCAGGGCCAGGCTGATGGCTACATGAACCAGCTCGCCGCCAGCTAGCTCGCCGTTATCCAACGCTCCGGAGATCAATTGCTGGACCGGATGCGCCAGGGTATTGGTGGGCGTCCAGTTGCCTGCGGCGTGCGCGTGAAGGCCAATCGCGCTGCCGATCAGCAGCAGAATGGGTGAATATTTTGCCTGCATGCCATCTCTCCCTGTGGAAACCTCGCTCCGTCCTTTGAGAATAGACCGGACGGTACGTGTTACTACTGGATACTGGCTGGGTTTTGCTTTGTAAAGTAATTACTCTTAAATTACCCGGTTTATTTGTAAATGTTTACTCAAAATTCTTCCGGCATGATGGCGATGTCGCTTGCAGACGACAGCCAAGATAAAAAAGCCCCGGCGATCGCCGGGGCTTTTCACACCGAGGACCTGGATCAGAAACCGGAGTGGCTGCCGATGAAGGTGTTCAGGTTGGCGACGTTCAAGCTGCCCCAGCCGGTAGCGTAATCCCAGCTGGCGGTGGCTTTGTAGCTGCCGTTATTGCCGCTGGTCACGTCGTGGTACAGCGACGGGTTGGCCTTGAAGTACTGATAGATGGCCGGGTTCGGCGATACCAGGCTATTGCCGTGCGCGGACTGGATACGCGCCCAGAAGCCGGTGAACAGCGGAGCGGCCAAGCTGGTGCCGCCGATTTGCTGCTGAGCGCCTTGAACGATAACCAGGGCGCCGCTGTTCGGGTCGGCGTCGAAGGACACGTCCGGCACGCCGCGCTTGGTCTTGGAAGTGGTCAGCACGCCGGCCTTGGTTTGCCAAGACGGAGCAGCCTCGATGACGCTCGGGCCGCCGCCGGTGCCGTTCCACACGCTTTCCGACGAGTACTTGGTGGTG
The Chromobacterium sp. IIBBL 290-4 DNA segment above includes these coding regions:
- a CDS encoding MBL fold metallo-hydrolase, whose product is MLLDLLRWPLPSYRPDSSQDHHGPDGYRNLYPFKQPRFVDLARWNWQRRRLRVEHRLQDIRRAQPDVAALEANRSRPSYTWIGHASGLIQLAGMNLLLDPVWSQRASPLQWMGPKRLTPPAMRLDDLPRIDAVMVTHNHYDHLDFHTLRRLAAQPGGSPMFFAPLGVGRTLRRAGAPAERIVELDWWQRHRLGDLEVTLTPAQHWSKRWAWGDRNRVLWGGFAVKGDGVQLWYPGDTGYHPELFARIAEHLGEVSLALLPIGAYQPRWFLSPQHIDPNEAVEIFRILRPKRALAVHWGTFVLTDEPLHQPPLDLADALRRKGIDAADFSVPALGETVWLDEPGHPIKAVPDQMPGK
- the argS gene encoding arginine--tRNA ligase — its product is MTIHQLINERVQAALAAAGAPDAPAVVQPASKPEFGDYQANGVMGAAKALKTNPRALAEKVIAALDLAGIADKVEIAGPGFINIHLAPEYLARRSEAALKDDKLGIAPVQAQRVMVEYSSPNLAKEMHVGHLRSSIIGDALARVMEYVGHDVVRANHVGDWGTQFGMLVAYLVETSHAGDADLQLSDLETFYRNAKVRFDESEDFANTARDYVVKLQGGDQEVLKLWRQFVDVSLKHCEEVYETLNVGLKREHVRGESSYNDDLPVIVNELRAAGLLTESDGAQVVFLEEFRTQEDKPMGVIVQKKDGGFIYTTTDIGAVRYRHRELKLDRVIYVVDARQSQHFAQMFTICRKAGFAPEAMKLEHVGFGVMMGDDGKPFKTRSGGTVKLIELLHEAQERAYALVSEKNPDLAEEQKREIANAVGIGAVKYADLSKNRMSDYIFNWDTMLAFEGNTAPYLQYAYTRVQSVFRKAEDYDANAKIVITEPAEKQLAAALAQFEDTLNAVVEGCYPHYLSQYLYQIATLFSRFYEACPILKSEGEVRASRLQLAALTAKTLRAGLDLLGIKVLESM
- a CDS encoding PhoPQ-activated protein PqaA family protein, with the translated sequence MNVSLSVFARRAGVALCLLFSTLSQAGLALEPGDPQTVQQYLRQAKASQQAANLLGESEEDGVKVLSYGFVSQRWPGQGSTLSSDAPQWEHELKLALPSGRKPGSPVLLYISGGINHAEKGPQPPRDALPLAELARGLGIAVAELYYTPNQNLQLDGRAAGREDALVAYSWRKSVDQPEADRFSSLHLPMTQATVAAMDVIQAGLPDARAFVLSGSSKRGWTSWLAGLNDQRVQAIVPVVADFWNVRANFAHVYNSYGKQWPLALRDYAKNRLTDDVLKGGPGLDALLRFEDVVNYPDSMSRLQKYMVSAAGDDFAVPDSGWSYLPAMKGPMQLRYLPNQSHYVGRAQVSEALRQFMGRWLAGKPLPEASVQGDEGNGRISVSTREPVVRAKLWLARNPDSRDFRFRSGIRYQEQPIEGQCQQGECRFEFTPDASQPGWQAYFIEFEGKDFTWTTPPLIWPKRYPDGSSVPFGAPRLQLGG
- a CDS encoding HugZ family protein, whose protein sequence is MKPDLAIRLLHQCRHATLATQSQQYPGYPYASAIQYICDERQRPIFVASALAEHSKNLQADPHISLSFLAPGDEAAQSAERMTILGEVERFDASASLRERLLRYIPEAEEWLALDFMFFRLQPKRLRLIAGLGKMGWIDEGAWMELPALALDRESALLEEAQPALPASIRLLGCDYFGADLLDKGHYRRADWEEAASDHAQIRECLLRLA
- a CDS encoding protease pro-enzyme activation domain-containing protein, whose protein sequence is MQAKYSPILLLIGSAIGLHAHAAGNWTPTNTLAHPVQQLISGALDNGELAGGELVHVAISLALRNKPQLDSLTDGIQAGLSQPITDAQFMAQYAPTAAQVQQVVSHLQQNGFRNIVVSPNNMMVTADGSAATVNSAFQTKLRRYNVNGRLAYANVSNAQVPSSLAGIVLAVHGLQTAHQFHAAFHAQAVAKATTGIVAHKPTDFPAIYNASSLAAAKNSVAGIIAEGSLNQTVADLNSFAKSAGFAAPSVAIVNAGTPTSDTSGIVEWNLDSQTILAASGGALKQLQFYVAPSMNNSDIAAAINAAVSANSAKVINVSLGECELSAQYSGMTASVDQMLQAAIAHGQTFSVSSGDSGSYECGGGTAYQSYPAVSPYVVAVGGTTLTTSGTTVYSSEKTWSGGGGGPSYTEAAPSWQTSAGVLTTSKTKRGVPDIAFDADPNSGELVLVQGSTYQVGGTSLAAPLFTGFWSRIQSANANKLVSPNPAIYKYFKANASLYHDVSSGNNGAFKAASGWDYTTGWGSLNVANLNAFVAKTAGF